A region of Selenomonadales bacterium 4137-cl DNA encodes the following proteins:
- a CDS encoding RluA family pseudouridine synthase encodes MFTFTLPGGEQPAQLSKLLRRLNFSLTLRRKLKRTPDAIRVNGRPVPWQTAVTPGDVITISWPDESTIAPLSLPLAISYEDEHLLVVDKPAGLLVHPASGTPEPTLANAIVHHLRTLGEPGAFHPVHRLDRNTSGLILIAKNPYVQHLLSSENAKPIERSYLALVTGHPLPPAGVIDAPVGRLPGSIIERTVCPDGKTAATIYETVTTAGPHSVVRLRLLTGRTHQIRVHLAHLGHPILGDDLYGGSTALIARPALHAAALAFSHPIGGERISLSSALPPDMAQLLDKLHSPPTGGD; translated from the coding sequence ATGTTCACTTTTACCCTCCCCGGCGGCGAACAACCCGCGCAACTGAGCAAGCTCCTCCGCCGTCTCAATTTCTCCCTTACCCTCCGCCGCAAACTGAAGCGCACCCCGGATGCCATCCGCGTTAACGGGCGGCCCGTTCCCTGGCAGACAGCCGTAACGCCGGGCGATGTCATCACCATCTCCTGGCCTGACGAGAGCACTATAGCTCCCCTTTCCCTGCCCCTCGCCATCAGTTACGAAGACGAGCACCTGCTGGTGGTGGATAAGCCCGCCGGCCTGCTCGTCCATCCGGCGAGCGGTACACCGGAACCCACGCTGGCCAATGCGATCGTCCATCACTTGCGCACGCTGGGTGAACCTGGCGCCTTTCACCCGGTGCATCGTCTGGACCGCAATACGTCGGGTCTGATTCTGATCGCCAAGAACCCTTATGTTCAGCACCTCCTGTCTTCGGAAAACGCCAAGCCCATCGAGCGCTCTTACCTCGCCCTCGTCACCGGACATCCCCTCCCCCCGGCCGGCGTGATCGACGCGCCAGTGGGGCGTCTGCCAGGCAGCATCATCGAGCGCACTGTTTGCCCGGATGGCAAGACCGCCGCCACCATTTACGAAACAGTCACCACAGCCGGCCCGCACAGCGTTGTCCGCCTTCGCCTGCTTACCGGCCGAACACACCAGATTCGCGTCCATCTCGCCCACCTCGGGCATCCCATCCTCGGCGACGACCTGTACGGAGGCTCCACCGCCCTCATCGCCAGGCCGGCTCTCCATGCAGCGGCTCTGGCCTTCTCCCACCCGATCGGCGGCGAGCGGATATCGCTGTCAAGCGCGTTGCCCCCCGATATGGCCCAACTGCTGGACAAGCTGCACTCTCCGCCGACTGGCGGCGATTAG
- the fba gene encoding class II fructose-1,6-bisphosphate aldolase translates to MPLVSSAEMFKKAYGNYAVGAFNVNNMEIIQGIVDAAKEEQAPLILQVSAGARKYAKHIYLMKLVEAAVEDTGLPICLHLDHGEDFEICKACVDGGFTSVMIDGSKYPFEENIALTKRVVEYAHARGVVVEGELGRLAGVEDAVNVSAKDATYTDPDQAAEFVRRTGVDSLAIAIGTSHGAYKFKGEPQLDFDRLAKIAALIPGFPIVLHGASTVLPEFVAKCNAYGGQIKDAQGVPEEMLKKAGTMGVCKINIDTDLRLAMTASIRESLAQNPDKFDPRDYLRPAREAIKNMVKHKIKNVLGASNRL, encoded by the coding sequence ATGCCGTTGGTATCGTCAGCGGAAATGTTCAAAAAAGCCTATGGCAATTACGCTGTGGGCGCGTTTAACGTCAACAACATGGAAATCATTCAGGGCATCGTAGACGCCGCTAAGGAGGAACAGGCCCCGCTAATCCTGCAGGTATCGGCTGGCGCCCGCAAATACGCCAAACATATATACCTCATGAAACTCGTCGAGGCGGCTGTCGAAGATACCGGCCTGCCGATCTGCCTGCATCTCGACCACGGCGAAGACTTCGAAATCTGCAAAGCCTGTGTTGACGGCGGATTCACTTCCGTTATGATCGATGGCTCCAAGTATCCTTTTGAGGAGAACATCGCGCTGACCAAGCGGGTGGTCGAATACGCCCACGCCCGCGGCGTAGTGGTCGAAGGCGAACTGGGCCGCCTCGCCGGTGTGGAGGATGCCGTCAACGTCAGTGCCAAAGACGCCACCTACACCGACCCCGACCAGGCCGCCGAGTTCGTGCGCCGCACCGGCGTCGACTCACTGGCGATCGCCATCGGCACCAGCCACGGCGCCTATAAATTCAAGGGCGAGCCGCAACTTGATTTCGATCGCCTCGCCAAGATAGCCGCCCTCATTCCCGGCTTCCCCATCGTTCTCCACGGTGCCTCTACCGTCCTGCCCGAGTTTGTCGCCAAATGCAACGCTTACGGCGGCCAGATCAAGGACGCGCAAGGCGTTCCCGAGGAAATGCTCAAAAAAGCCGGCACCATGGGAGTATGCAAAATCAACATCGACACTGATCTCCGCCTGGCCATGACCGCCAGCATCCGCGAATCCCTCGCCCAAAATCCCGACAAATTCGACCCCCGCGACTACCTGCGCCCCGCCCGCGAAGCGATCAAAAATATGGTCAAACACAAAATCAAAAATGTCCTGGGAGCGAGCAACAGGCTGTAA
- the cydC gene encoding thiol reductant ABC exporter subunit CydC has product MRCFCRLLGLAGPVWLLLAAAAGAGFLAVAAGAGMLATAAYLIAMAALSPPLAALSVSIAGVRFFTLLRAGTRYLERYLAHDAILRLLSDLRVRLYRALERLATARFDAIGDADLFARLVADIDRLQFFYLRVVLPLLVAVMATVGLGCFLGVFAWHLIYPAVAGFLVAGGVLPLVFYRVGAGLGRVLATAGAEHSTAVIDCLRGWRELAAAGKLSQQAERVVQADHRLAQAQKGAAGLTGLADAASGLVVNLTVLAVFLAAAEMVRSDQLPGVYLGALTLAVQGAAEAMLPLTAIFRHWGESMSSAERVFSLLIYGPVLEKANREEVPVAYDIELRDVRFRYQPEGPWVLDGLSLSLAAGSRVGVVGASGAGKSTLAKLLLRLYDPEDGCVLLGGRDIREYRSEAVWASMGVVEQHNHLFNASVADNIRLAKPSAGENEVVAAARAAGLGKIIDEWPQGLASSVGENGHCLSGGERQRVAMARVLLKKPQVFILDEPTAGLDPVSAQTLLDSLLAGADGRTTLSITHRLAGLAVMDDIIVLDQGRVAERGSFDELLARQGIFYEMWRLEQDLF; this is encoded by the coding sequence ATGAGGTGCTTTTGCCGTCTTCTGGGGCTGGCCGGACCGGTTTGGCTGCTGCTGGCCGCCGCGGCGGGGGCTGGTTTCCTGGCGGTGGCGGCCGGGGCGGGCATGCTGGCGACCGCTGCCTATCTCATCGCCATGGCGGCTTTGTCGCCGCCGCTCGCCGCCCTGTCGGTCTCAATCGCGGGGGTGCGTTTCTTTACGCTGCTGCGGGCCGGAACCCGATATTTAGAGCGCTACCTGGCGCACGACGCAATCCTGCGGCTTTTGAGCGACCTGCGGGTACGGCTGTATAGGGCTCTCGAAAGGTTGGCTACCGCCCGCTTTGACGCTATCGGCGACGCCGATTTGTTCGCCCGCCTTGTCGCCGATATCGACAGGCTTCAGTTTTTTTACCTGCGGGTGGTGCTGCCGCTTCTTGTGGCCGTAATGGCAACAGTCGGGCTGGGGTGTTTTCTCGGCGTGTTCGCCTGGCACTTGATCTACCCCGCAGTCGCCGGGTTTCTGGTGGCCGGGGGTGTGCTGCCGCTGGTGTTTTATCGCGTGGGAGCCGGACTGGGCAGGGTGCTGGCGACCGCCGGGGCCGAGCATAGCACGGCGGTCATTGATTGCCTGCGCGGCTGGCGGGAACTGGCGGCCGCCGGCAAGCTCAGCCAGCAGGCCGAACGGGTGGTGCAGGCTGACCATCGCCTGGCGCAGGCCCAGAAGGGAGCGGCCGGCCTGACCGGATTGGCCGACGCGGCCAGTGGCCTGGTAGTAAATCTCACGGTGTTGGCCGTCTTTTTGGCGGCGGCGGAAATGGTGCGGAGCGATCAGCTTCCTGGCGTTTATCTGGGGGCGCTGACCCTGGCTGTTCAAGGGGCGGCCGAGGCGATGCTGCCGCTGACCGCGATTTTCCGGCACTGGGGCGAGAGCATGTCGTCCGCCGAGCGCGTCTTTTCCCTGCTTATATATGGGCCGGTTTTGGAGAAGGCAAACCGTGAAGAGGTACCGGTGGCGTATGATATCGAACTACGTGATGTCCGGTTCCGGTATCAGCCTGAAGGCCCGTGGGTGCTCGACGGATTGTCGCTTTCGCTGGCGGCGGGAAGCCGTGTGGGGGTGGTGGGCGCCAGCGGAGCGGGCAAAAGCACACTGGCCAAACTGCTGCTGCGGCTTTACGACCCTGAGGATGGCTGTGTTTTGTTGGGAGGACGGGATATACGCGAATACCGGTCAGAAGCCGTGTGGGCGTCGATGGGAGTGGTTGAGCAGCACAATCATCTTTTTAACGCCAGCGTCGCCGACAATATTCGCCTTGCCAAACCGTCAGCCGGCGAAAACGAGGTTGTCGCCGCCGCCAGGGCGGCCGGCCTGGGAAAGATCATCGACGAATGGCCGCAGGGGCTGGCATCATCCGTAGGGGAGAACGGTCACTGTTTATCGGGCGGCGAGCGTCAGCGGGTGGCGATGGCCCGCGTGCTGCTGAAAAAGCCGCAGGTATTCATCCTTGACGAACCGACCGCCGGGCTTGACCCGGTAAGCGCACAAACGCTGCTGGACTCGCTGCTGGCTGGCGCGGACGGCCGAACGACCCTGTCGATAACCCACCGCTTGGCAGGCCTGGCGGTCATGGACGATATTATCGTCCTCGATCAGGGCCGGGTGGCCGAACGGGGGAGTTTCGACGAACTACTGGCCAGACAGGGGATTTTTTATGAAATGTGGCGATTGGAGCAAGACTTGTTCTAA
- a CDS encoding DMT family transporter, giving the protein MLRFLLHTERGVLILLTLTAVMWGGNAVTAKYVVGELPPVTTAFFRFAWVSAILLTLAWRVEGAKCLPERRQLPGILAMAATGIFGHNFLVYSGVKLSTATNMSLFAAVNPVITACLAAVFLHERLTGRQMLGVALSLMGVVTVITRGDASVLTGLSFNFGDILLAAAPVAWAVYSVVGRRVMRGMSALAATAWASLAGTALLLAAALWEGFDGAIALSTVGWAGMTYMIIGSGVIAFYWWNQGVTVVGPSRAAIFMNLIPLSGMFLAAVLLHESISAEQAAGAAMIIGGVWLTTQRP; this is encoded by the coding sequence TTGCTGCGTTTTTTACTACATACCGAGAGAGGCGTTCTCATATTACTGACTTTGACTGCCGTAATGTGGGGTGGTAACGCGGTGACCGCCAAGTACGTCGTGGGCGAACTGCCGCCGGTTACCACCGCTTTTTTTCGTTTTGCCTGGGTAAGCGCCATTTTGCTGACACTTGCCTGGCGTGTCGAAGGGGCCAAGTGTTTGCCTGAACGGCGGCAGTTGCCGGGGATCCTGGCTATGGCCGCCACCGGCATTTTTGGGCATAATTTCCTCGTTTATAGCGGAGTCAAGCTGTCGACCGCCACCAACATGAGCCTGTTTGCCGCCGTCAATCCGGTCATCACCGCCTGCCTGGCCGCCGTATTTTTGCACGAGCGGCTCACGGGACGGCAGATGCTGGGAGTGGCGCTATCCCTGATGGGGGTGGTGACGGTAATCACCAGAGGCGATGCAAGCGTGCTTACGGGGCTGAGTTTCAACTTCGGCGACATTCTCCTGGCTGCCGCTCCGGTCGCGTGGGCGGTGTATTCAGTTGTCGGCCGGCGCGTTATGAGGGGGATGTCGGCGCTGGCGGCGACAGCGTGGGCAAGCCTGGCAGGGACGGCATTGCTGCTAGCGGCCGCCCTGTGGGAGGGATTCGACGGCGCGATCGCCCTGAGCACTGTGGGCTGGGCCGGTATGACGTATATGATCATCGGCAGCGGCGTTATCGCCTTCTATTGGTGGAACCAGGGAGTAACGGTCGTCGGGCCTAGCCGGGCGGCAATCTTCATGAACTTAATACCCTTGTCCGGCATGTTCTTAGCGGCCGTGCTGCTGCACGAATCAATCTCCGCCGAGCAGGCGGCAGGGGCGGCGATGATAATAGGCGGCGTCTGGCTGACAACGCAAAGACCTTAG
- the cydD gene encoding thiol reductant ABC exporter subunit CydD: MFHRGLWNEGKKQSRQLALLAGAGVAAGGAAVAQAYVFARLVDGVFLKSLGVGQLRHWIYGLIAIMVARAAITWIIETVGSRLALAVKTDLRRRLLTHLAALGPVHGGAERTGELANLLGEGMESLDAFFARYLPQLAVTVAVPLLVLAVVAPIDGVAAIIMLATAPLIPIMMALIGRWAGELHQKRWQVLSSLSGHFLDVLKGLTTLKLFGRSREQADIIFAYSEEFRRTTMGVLRIAFLSSLTLELLSTISIALVAVTVGLKLLYAGIGFGEAFFILLLAPEFYLPFRLLGGHFHAGAAAVAAAGRIFDLLAQPVPEGAYGTLPLAAGKGITVELSAVSFCYPGRDRQALMDVSFTIPAGKRVALVGPSGAGKTTVVNLLLGFAAPARGAVRVNGQDIKSVCREDWLRNVSYIPQFPHIFAGTVADNIRQGGRGSQAKVVAAAEAAEAHAFISRLPRGYDTLIGEGGLALSGGEAQRIAIARAFYRQAAFIILDEATSGLDPRTEKAVRTGLDRLLAGRTALIIAHRLTTVYSADLIVVLTEGMVAEQGRHEELVVKEGVYSRLVGAYRGTA; the protein is encoded by the coding sequence ATGTTTCACCGCGGTTTGTGGAATGAGGGTAAAAAACAGAGCCGTCAACTGGCGCTCCTGGCAGGCGCGGGCGTGGCCGCAGGCGGCGCGGCCGTGGCTCAGGCCTATGTGTTCGCGCGCCTTGTGGACGGCGTGTTTTTGAAAAGCCTGGGCGTCGGCCAATTAAGGCATTGGATATACGGTCTGATAGCGATAATGGTTGCGAGGGCGGCTATTACCTGGATTATCGAGACGGTCGGCAGCCGCCTGGCGCTGGCGGTGAAAACCGATCTCAGGCGACGCCTGTTGACCCATTTGGCTGCCCTGGGGCCAGTGCACGGCGGGGCGGAGAGGACGGGAGAACTGGCCAATTTGCTGGGTGAAGGCATGGAAAGCCTCGATGCCTTTTTCGCCCGCTATCTGCCGCAGTTGGCGGTGACCGTCGCCGTGCCGCTGCTTGTGCTCGCGGTTGTGGCTCCCATCGATGGCGTAGCCGCCATCATCATGCTGGCGACGGCGCCGCTCATACCGATAATGATGGCGTTGATCGGCCGCTGGGCGGGCGAATTGCATCAGAAGCGCTGGCAAGTACTCAGCAGCCTCAGCGGCCATTTTCTCGACGTGCTGAAAGGGCTCACGACGTTGAAGCTTTTCGGACGCAGCCGCGAGCAGGCGGATATAATATTTGCTTACAGTGAAGAGTTCCGGCGGACGACGATGGGGGTGCTGCGGATCGCTTTTCTGTCGTCTCTTACCCTTGAGCTTTTGTCGACAATCAGCATCGCGCTGGTGGCGGTGACAGTCGGCCTCAAGCTACTGTATGCCGGCATCGGTTTTGGGGAGGCTTTTTTCATCTTGCTGCTGGCGCCGGAGTTTTATCTGCCTTTTCGTCTGCTGGGCGGCCATTTCCACGCCGGAGCGGCGGCCGTCGCCGCCGCCGGGCGCATTTTCGACCTTCTGGCGCAACCGGTGCCGGAAGGGGCTTACGGCACGCTTCCCTTGGCTGCGGGCAAGGGGATAACGGTGGAACTGTCGGCCGTTTCTTTCTGCTACCCCGGACGCGACCGTCAGGCGCTGATGGACGTCTCCTTCACTATTCCGGCCGGCAAGCGGGTGGCGTTGGTAGGGCCGAGTGGTGCCGGTAAGACTACGGTGGTTAATCTGCTGCTGGGGTTTGCGGCGCCCGCGCGGGGGGCTGTCAGAGTGAACGGGCAGGATATAAAAAGCGTATGCCGGGAGGACTGGTTGCGCAATGTCTCTTATATCCCCCAGTTTCCGCATATTTTCGCCGGCACGGTCGCCGACAATATCCGCCAGGGCGGTCGCGGCTCTCAGGCGAAGGTGGTGGCGGCGGCCGAGGCGGCCGAGGCGCATGCATTCATCAGCCGCCTGCCCCGGGGATATGACACGCTCATCGGCGAGGGAGGCCTGGCCCTGAGCGGCGGCGAGGCGCAGCGTATCGCCATCGCCCGCGCATTTTATCGTCAGGCGGCATTTATTATCCTTGACGAGGCGACGAGCGGGCTGGATCCTCGGACGGAAAAAGCGGTGCGGACAGGATTGGACAGGCTGCTGGCCGGCCGCACCGCTCTGATAATCGCCCATCGCCTGACAACCGTGTATTCCGCCGACTTGATCGTCGTACTTACGGAAGGCATGGTCGCCGAGCAGGGCCGTCATGAGGAACTAGTGGTCAAGGAAGGGGTGTATTCCCGGTTGGTGGGCGCCTACCGGGGAACGGCATGA
- a CDS encoding cytochrome ubiquinol oxidase subunit I, with translation MDELLLARWQFGITSTYHFLFVPLTLGLSLLVAAMETVYVRTGNELYKKMAQFWGKLFLINFALGVVTGLVQEFEFGMNWSEYSRFMGDIFGAPLALEALTAFYLESTFIGIWIFGWKRLSKGMHAAAIWIVALSSNLSAFWILAANSFMQAPVGYVLRNGRAEMNDFSALLANPYLWNQFPHTVLGGLVTGGVFVMAISAYHLLRRSQVEFFRPSLKIGLICALTASLLVVVTGHRQAQYLAEAQPMKLAAIEALWETADPAPFTFFTAIDSGKQENRGGVSLPGGLSLLVHSSPTGEVKGIKDLQQESEKRFGPGSYAPDIPSVFWSFRIMVAAGCWLLAVAGLCAYYLRRGTLEDKPLALKAVVVTLAVPYIANSTGWYVAEAGRQPWIVVGLQRVEQAVSPTVSAASIGITLVGFTLVYGVLAVVGIYLLGKFAKQGPVAPFAAKPAEGKGVALWN, from the coding sequence GTGGATGAACTTTTGCTAGCCCGGTGGCAGTTCGGGATTACCTCAACCTATCATTTCTTATTTGTGCCGCTTACTTTAGGGCTGTCGCTGCTGGTGGCGGCGATGGAAACGGTTTACGTTCGTACTGGTAACGAGCTTTATAAGAAAATGGCCCAGTTCTGGGGCAAATTGTTTCTTATCAATTTTGCCCTCGGAGTGGTAACCGGATTGGTGCAGGAATTTGAGTTCGGCATGAACTGGTCGGAGTACTCGCGCTTTATGGGCGATATCTTCGGAGCGCCGTTGGCGCTGGAGGCTCTTACCGCTTTCTACCTTGAATCCACCTTCATCGGGATATGGATATTCGGTTGGAAACGTTTATCGAAGGGCATGCACGCCGCCGCCATCTGGATTGTAGCCTTGTCCAGCAATCTTTCGGCCTTCTGGATTTTGGCGGCGAATTCTTTCATGCAGGCGCCCGTCGGTTATGTGCTGCGCAACGGCCGGGCCGAAATGAACGATTTTTCCGCCTTGTTGGCCAATCCGTACTTATGGAATCAATTCCCCCATACAGTTCTGGGGGGCCTGGTGACCGGTGGCGTTTTCGTCATGGCCATAAGCGCCTACCATCTGCTGCGGCGGAGCCAGGTGGAGTTTTTCCGGCCGTCTTTGAAAATCGGGCTTATCTGCGCCTTAACCGCCAGTCTGTTGGTGGTCGTTACCGGTCACCGGCAGGCCCAGTATCTTGCCGAGGCCCAGCCGATGAAGCTGGCGGCCATTGAGGCCTTGTGGGAGACGGCCGATCCGGCGCCGTTCACCTTTTTCACCGCTATCGACAGCGGGAAGCAAGAGAACCGCGGGGGTGTTAGTTTGCCCGGCGGCCTGTCGCTGCTAGTGCACAGTTCGCCGACTGGCGAGGTGAAGGGCATAAAAGACCTCCAGCAAGAGAGCGAAAAGCGTTTCGGTCCCGGTTCCTATGCTCCCGATATCCCGTCGGTGTTCTGGAGTTTCCGGATTATGGTGGCGGCCGGCTGCTGGCTGTTGGCGGTCGCGGGCTTGTGCGCCTATTATTTGCGGCGCGGTACGCTGGAGGATAAGCCGCTTGCGTTGAAAGCGGTGGTGGTTACCCTCGCTGTGCCGTATATCGCCAATTCAACCGGCTGGTACGTGGCGGAGGCCGGGCGGCAGCCGTGGATCGTGGTCGGCCTGCAGCGGGTTGAGCAAGCTGTGTCGCCAACAGTATCGGCAGCCAGTATTGGGATTACGCTTGTCGGTTTCACGCTTGTGTATGGGGTTTTGGCGGTAGTTGGCATTTATCTACTGGGTAAGTTCGCCAAGCAGGGACCGGTGGCGCCGTTCGCGGCGAAGCCGGCCGAAGGCAAGGGGGTGGCGCTGTGGAACTGA
- the cydB gene encoding cytochrome d ubiquinol oxidase subunit II: MELSVVWFVLVAVLFTGFFFLEGFDYGVGVLLPLLGRTDDERRLIIGSIGPVWDGNEVWMITAGGAMFAAFPHVYATLFSGFYLALFLMLVALIVRGVGLDFRSKQSGPAWRSTWDWLIFAGSLVPALLWGVAVTNLLKGVPIDAKMNYVGTFFDLLSPYTLIGGVAFLLVFIYHGAAYLVLKLEDPLAGRARRTALTVGVFAAIAFLALVGMTYIYTDLFASVGAGVSLWAAVGAFVVSYLAMRAHRTGWAFVGSGLAIVFTTAAFFWGLFPRLMVSSLNSAWSLTVTNASSSPLTLKLMTVAAGLLVPVVLAYQAWSYWIFRKRVTLRDLEY, from the coding sequence GTGGAACTGAGTGTTGTCTGGTTTGTGCTTGTCGCTGTTTTGTTCACAGGTTTCTTTTTCCTTGAGGGGTTCGACTATGGAGTAGGAGTGCTGTTGCCCTTGCTGGGGCGCACGGATGATGAACGACGGCTGATCATCGGTTCGATCGGCCCGGTTTGGGACGGTAACGAGGTCTGGATGATAACGGCCGGGGGCGCGATGTTTGCCGCATTTCCCCATGTTTACGCCACTCTGTTCAGCGGTTTTTACCTGGCTCTTTTCCTAATGCTCGTCGCGCTAATCGTTCGCGGCGTGGGCCTGGATTTTCGCAGCAAGCAGTCAGGGCCTGCCTGGCGTAGCACTTGGGACTGGCTGATCTTCGCCGGTAGCCTGGTGCCCGCGCTGCTGTGGGGCGTGGCGGTGACCAATCTTTTAAAAGGAGTGCCTATCGATGCCAAGATGAATTATGTCGGCACTTTTTTCGATCTTTTAAGTCCGTACACCTTGATAGGCGGCGTCGCCTTCCTGCTGGTGTTCATTTATCACGGGGCGGCCTATCTTGTTCTCAAGCTGGAGGATCCTTTGGCCGGGCGGGCCCGCCGGACGGCTCTAACGGTCGGTGTTTTTGCGGCGATCGCTTTCCTGGCGCTGGTTGGAATGACCTACATATATACCGATCTTTTCGCCAGCGTCGGCGCGGGCGTCAGTCTGTGGGCGGCCGTAGGAGCATTTGTCGTCAGTTATCTGGCCATGAGGGCCCACCGCACCGGATGGGCGTTTGTCGGCAGCGGCCTGGCGATTGTGTTTACGACGGCGGCGTTTTTCTGGGGGCTTTTTCCCCGCCTGATGGTTTCCAGCCTCAATTCCGCCTGGAGTCTCACGGTGACCAACGCTTCCTCCAGCCCGCTCACGCTGAAGCTGATGACCGTTGCCGCCGGACTGCTGGTGCCGGTCGTGCTGGCCTATCAGGCCTGGAGCTACTGGATTTTCCGCAAAAGGGTAACGCTGCGCGATCTCGAATATTAA
- a CDS encoding Rrf2 family transcriptional regulator: MQFNQATDYAFRAMLHLAARPPGSIVSIQQLAASEAIPPRFLQKITRPLGKAGLIRSHRGVEGGFALARPAEEISLLDIITAVEGKLVVHRCLAEREACNKHCTEECPVHATLARLQAQLVAGLRQANLAALVAEQRGRK, translated from the coding sequence GTGCAGTTTAACCAAGCAACCGATTACGCATTCCGGGCGATGCTCCATTTGGCGGCACGGCCTCCCGGATCTATAGTCAGTATCCAGCAATTGGCGGCGAGCGAGGCAATTCCACCCCGTTTTCTCCAGAAGATAACGCGTCCGCTCGGCAAGGCCGGTCTGATACGTTCTCATCGGGGGGTTGAAGGCGGGTTTGCGCTTGCCCGTCCGGCCGAAGAAATCAGTTTGCTGGACATTATCACGGCTGTGGAAGGAAAGTTGGTCGTCCACCGTTGCCTAGCGGAAAGGGAGGCCTGCAATAAGCACTGCACGGAAGAATGCCCCGTGCACGCAACTTTGGCAAGGTTGCAGGCGCAGTTGGTCGCCGGACTCAGGCAAGCGAACCTAGCGGCGTTGGTGGCTGAGCAGCGGGGCCGAAAATGA